A single region of the Paraburkholderia sp. SOS3 genome encodes:
- a CDS encoding cytochrome P450 codes for MNAPAFQSPAFFDDPYQYYEVLREQGPLVALTPDGKRFATARHAVVTALLDDRRMGRRYMPGVVRRYGEERATQPTFQALSRMFITMDPPDHTPLRALLMQAFNARQVERLREVTRATAERLIGELPHDGPFDLVGSYALPLPVQVIAGVLGLPFEEAAAIGHKMERFARAFETIAMDEPTLAAANEATLELEQYFYGVLEARRTQPGNDLISMLISVEADGRRLTDDEIVSNVLLLFFAGHETTSNMIGNAVVSLHRHPEQLRQLREQPRLLPKAIIECMRYESSVQTALRTTLEDGVEIEGIALPRGSIVTLMLGGANRDPAHFHDPNQLILDRAENDKRILSFGGGLHYCLGARLALLELHIALETLLTRLPDLRVLNLQALRWRHHNTLRGVEALWCEHPASAGAAAMRAGA; via the coding sequence ATGAACGCTCCTGCATTTCAATCACCCGCTTTTTTCGATGATCCGTACCAGTACTACGAAGTACTGCGCGAGCAGGGGCCGCTCGTCGCGTTGACGCCGGATGGCAAGCGTTTCGCGACGGCGCGCCACGCGGTCGTTACCGCTTTGCTCGACGACCGCCGCATGGGGCGCCGCTACATGCCGGGCGTCGTGCGCCGTTACGGCGAAGAACGTGCGACGCAGCCGACGTTTCAGGCGCTGAGCCGCATGTTCATTACGATGGACCCGCCCGATCACACGCCGCTGCGCGCATTGCTGATGCAGGCGTTCAACGCGCGCCAGGTCGAGCGGCTGCGCGAGGTCACGCGCGCGACCGCCGAACGGCTTATCGGCGAGCTGCCGCACGACGGACCTTTCGATCTCGTCGGCAGTTACGCGTTGCCGCTGCCTGTGCAGGTGATTGCCGGCGTGCTCGGCCTGCCGTTCGAGGAAGCCGCTGCGATCGGGCACAAGATGGAGCGTTTTGCGAGAGCGTTCGAGACGATCGCGATGGACGAACCGACGCTCGCCGCCGCGAACGAGGCGACGCTCGAACTCGAACAGTACTTCTACGGTGTGCTGGAGGCACGCCGCACGCAGCCGGGCAACGACCTGATTTCGATGCTGATTTCGGTCGAAGCAGACGGCAGGCGCCTGACCGACGACGAGATCGTCTCGAATGTGCTGCTGCTTTTTTTTGCAGGACATGAAACTACGTCGAACATGATCGGCAATGCGGTGGTGAGCTTGCACCGGCATCCGGAGCAGTTGAGGCAGTTGCGCGAGCAACCGCGGCTGCTGCCGAAGGCGATTATCGAGTGCATGCGCTACGAGAGTTCGGTACAGACGGCGCTGCGCACAACGCTCGAAGACGGCGTCGAAATCGAAGGCATCGCATTGCCGCGCGGTTCGATCGTTACGCTGATGCTGGGCGGTGCGAATCGCGACCCCGCGCATTTTCACGACCCGAACCAGCTGATTCTCGACCGTGCGGAAAACGACAAGCGCATTCTGTCGTTCGGTGGCGGTCTGCACTATTGCCTTGGCGCACGCCTTGCATTGCTCGAACTGCACATCGCGCTCGAGACGCTGCTGACGCGCCTGCCGGATTTGCGTGTGCTGAACCTGCAAGCGCTGCGCTGGCGGCATCACAACACGCTGCGCGGCGTCGAGGCGCTGTGGTGCGAGCATCCGGCCAGCGCAGGCGCGGCGGCCATGCGCGCGGGTGCTTAG
- a CDS encoding ProQ/FinO family protein — MVHAIGKLQKRFPAAFPKKPAPKLPLKIGILEDLLPHAQELALNEAEIREAIATWCRGSRYWASLTEGAARVNLNGEPAGQVSPRDTAFARSLQRGGPRRPRNAEGAAQSSEKPQDVAAGDAQAPGTAQAPETAQAVEASQVVAPAASESEAPVQPATENGTASASTKASTE; from the coding sequence GTGGTGCACGCGATCGGCAAATTGCAGAAGCGTTTTCCGGCTGCCTTCCCGAAGAAGCCAGCGCCGAAACTGCCGCTGAAAATCGGCATTCTCGAAGACCTGTTGCCGCATGCGCAGGAATTAGCGCTGAACGAAGCCGAAATCCGCGAAGCGATTGCCACGTGGTGCCGCGGTAGCCGCTATTGGGCGAGCCTGACCGAAGGCGCGGCGCGCGTGAACCTGAATGGCGAACCGGCGGGGCAGGTCAGCCCGCGCGATACGGCGTTCGCGCGCAGCTTGCAGCGCGGTGGCCCGCGTCGACCGCGCAACGCGGAAGGTGCGGCGCAATCGTCGGAGAAGCCGCAGGACGTGGCGGCGGGCGACGCGCAGGCGCCGGGAACTGCACAAGCACCGGAAACCGCTCAAGCAGTCGAAGCGTCGCAGGTCGTTGCGCCAGCCGCTAGCGAAAGCGAAGCTCCCGTTCAGCCGGCAACCGAAAACGGAACGGCATCGGCATCGACAAAAGCCTCGACTGAATAG
- a CDS encoding aldehyde dehydrogenase family protein yields the protein MLKETYPYYLANEPVAANTDLAVTDKFSGEVATRVALADAKAIDAAIGFAADAMPAMRAFAPFKRQAVLEHCVKRFRERYDELAMALCIEAGKPINDSRGEVTRLIDTFKVAAEESVRIDGEVINLEISPRAKGYHGYAKRVPIGPCSFISPFNFPLNLAAHKVAPGIAAGVPFVMKPASRTPVGALIIGEVLAETDLPKGAFSILPAHRDGADLFTTDERFKLLSFTGSPAVGWDLKAKAGKKKVILELGGNAAAIVDKDQRDKLDYVVDRLAFGAFYQSGQSCIGVQRILVHADIYDALREKLIAKTKSLKMGDPKDEATFVGPMISESEAKRLGGWMDSAVKAGAKIVAGGKVDGANFEATLLENVGRDTDLYRKEAFGPVAILERFENYSEALATVNDSDFGLQAGVFTDSLAHAHEAWDELEVGGVVINDVPSFRVDNMPYGGVKDSGLGREGIRYAIEDMTELRLMVMRETWRK from the coding sequence ATGCTGAAAGAAACGTACCCGTACTATCTCGCCAACGAACCGGTCGCCGCGAACACCGATCTCGCAGTGACCGACAAATTCAGCGGCGAGGTCGCGACGCGCGTCGCGCTCGCCGATGCGAAGGCCATCGATGCCGCAATCGGTTTCGCCGCCGACGCGATGCCGGCGATGCGCGCGTTTGCGCCGTTCAAACGGCAGGCAGTGCTCGAACATTGCGTGAAGCGCTTTCGCGAGCGCTACGACGAACTCGCCATGGCGCTTTGCATCGAGGCCGGCAAGCCGATCAACGACTCGCGCGGCGAAGTGACGCGCCTGATCGATACCTTCAAGGTTGCGGCCGAAGAATCGGTGCGCATCGACGGCGAAGTGATCAATCTGGAAATTTCGCCGCGGGCCAAGGGCTATCACGGCTACGCGAAGCGCGTGCCGATCGGGCCGTGCTCGTTTATCTCGCCGTTCAATTTCCCGCTGAATCTCGCCGCGCACAAGGTCGCGCCCGGCATCGCGGCGGGCGTGCCGTTCGTGATGAAGCCGGCGAGCCGCACGCCGGTCGGCGCGCTGATTATCGGTGAGGTGCTCGCGGAAACGGATCTGCCGAAGGGCGCGTTTTCGATTCTGCCCGCGCACCGTGACGGTGCGGACCTCTTTACGACCGACGAACGTTTTAAACTGCTTTCATTCACGGGTTCGCCCGCGGTCGGCTGGGACCTCAAGGCCAAGGCCGGCAAGAAGAAGGTCATTCTCGAACTGGGCGGCAATGCGGCGGCGATCGTCGACAAAGACCAGCGCGACAAGCTCGACTACGTGGTCGACCGGCTCGCGTTCGGCGCGTTCTATCAGTCGGGGCAGAGTTGCATCGGCGTGCAGCGTATCCTCGTTCATGCCGATATATATGACGCCTTGCGCGAAAAGTTGATCGCTAAAACGAAGTCGTTGAAGATGGGCGATCCGAAGGACGAAGCGACCTTCGTCGGGCCGATGATCTCCGAATCGGAAGCGAAACGCCTTGGCGGCTGGATGGACAGCGCGGTGAAAGCGGGCGCGAAGATCGTCGCGGGCGGGAAGGTGGACGGCGCGAACTTCGAGGCGACGCTGCTCGAGAATGTCGGGCGCGATACCGATCTTTATCGCAAGGAAGCGTTCGGGCCGGTGGCGATTCTCGAGCGTTTCGAGAACTACAGCGAAGCGCTGGCGACCGTCAACGACAGCGACTTCGGCTTGCAGGCAGGCGTGTTTACCGATTCGCTCGCGCATGCGCACGAGGCGTGGGATGAACTCGAGGTGGGCGGAGTCGTGATCAACGATGTGCCCTCGTTCCGGGTCGACAATATGCCGTACGGCGGGGTCAAGGATTCGGGTCTCGGGCGCGAGGGCATTCGTTACGCGATCGAGGATATGACGGAATTGCGGCTCATGGTGATGCGCGAGACGTGGCGCAAGTAA
- a CDS encoding acetolactate synthase large subunit produces the protein MKASDLFVKSLEAEGVEYVFGIPGEENLDLLESLRRSRIKLILTRHEQAAGFMAATYGRLTGRTGVCISTLGPGATNFVTAAAYAQLGGMPMLMVTGQKPIKSSKQGHFQIVDVVRMMEPLTKYTRQIVSIGNIPASVREAFRRAEEERPGATHLELPEDVAHEEGDGKPIPKSYSRRPVVEEKAVERAVEAIAAAKHPLLMIGAGGNRKTTCNMLREFVDQVGIPFFTTQMGKGVIDESHPMWLGNATLSDGDFVHRAIDHADCIINVGHDVIEKPPFFMRGADVGDKTVIHVNFLGAEVDAVYFPQIEVVGDIANAVWQLKEALKGRGEHWDFARFTEIKAHFDAHLAKGQHDERFPMYPVRIVNDVYETMPQDGIICLDNGMYKIWFARYYRAHEPNSLLLDNALASMGAGLPSAIATKIVHPERKVMAVCGDGGFMMNSQELETAVRLKLDLVVLILRDDAFGMIRWKQENMNFPDYGMTLSNPDFVDYAKSYGAHGHRIASAAEFAPLVRDCFATRGVHVIDLPIDYSDNERVLNREIKRLSAQL, from the coding sequence ATGAAAGCATCGGATCTGTTCGTCAAATCGTTGGAAGCGGAAGGCGTCGAATACGTGTTCGGCATTCCCGGAGAAGAAAATCTGGACCTGCTCGAATCGTTGCGCCGTTCGCGTATCAAGCTGATTCTGACGCGCCACGAACAGGCCGCGGGTTTCATGGCGGCGACCTACGGCCGTTTGACGGGGCGCACGGGAGTCTGCATCTCGACGCTCGGCCCCGGCGCGACGAACTTCGTCACGGCGGCCGCGTATGCGCAGCTAGGCGGCATGCCGATGCTGATGGTCACGGGGCAGAAGCCGATCAAGTCGAGCAAGCAGGGCCATTTCCAGATTGTCGACGTCGTGCGCATGATGGAGCCGCTCACGAAGTACACGCGCCAGATCGTATCGATCGGCAATATCCCGGCGTCGGTACGCGAGGCGTTCCGTCGTGCCGAAGAGGAACGCCCCGGTGCGACGCATCTGGAACTGCCCGAAGACGTCGCACATGAAGAAGGCGACGGCAAGCCGATTCCGAAGAGCTACAGCCGGCGGCCGGTGGTCGAGGAAAAGGCGGTCGAACGCGCGGTCGAGGCGATCGCTGCGGCGAAGCACCCGCTGCTGATGATCGGCGCGGGCGGCAACCGCAAGACCACGTGCAACATGCTGCGCGAATTCGTCGATCAGGTCGGCATTCCGTTCTTTACGACGCAAATGGGCAAGGGCGTGATCGACGAATCGCATCCGATGTGGCTCGGCAATGCAACGTTGTCCGATGGCGACTTCGTGCATCGCGCGATCGATCACGCGGACTGCATCATCAATGTCGGCCACGACGTGATCGAAAAGCCGCCGTTCTTCATGCGCGGCGCCGATGTCGGCGACAAGACCGTTATTCATGTGAATTTTCTCGGCGCCGAAGTCGATGCGGTGTACTTCCCGCAAATCGAAGTGGTCGGCGACATTGCGAATGCGGTGTGGCAGTTGAAAGAGGCGCTCAAAGGGCGCGGCGAGCATTGGGATTTCGCGCGCTTCACCGAGATCAAGGCGCACTTCGACGCGCATCTCGCGAAGGGCCAGCACGACGAACGCTTTCCGATGTACCCGGTGCGCATCGTCAACGACGTCTACGAGACGATGCCGCAGGACGGCATCATCTGTCTCGACAACGGCATGTACAAGATCTGGTTCGCGCGCTACTACCGCGCGCACGAGCCGAATTCGCTGCTGCTCGACAACGCGCTCGCGTCGATGGGCGCGGGTTTGCCGTCGGCGATCGCGACGAAGATCGTGCATCCGGAGCGCAAGGTGATGGCCGTCTGCGGCGACGGCGGCTTCATGATGAATTCGCAGGAGCTCGAAACAGCGGTGCGGCTCAAGCTCGATCTCGTCGTGCTGATCCTGCGCGACGACGCGTTCGGCATGATTCGCTGGAAGCAGGAAAACATGAATTTCCCGGACTATGGGATGACCTTGTCGAATCCGGATTTCGTCGACTACGCGAAAAGCTATGGCGCGCATGGGCATCGCATTGCGTCCGCGGCCGAATTCGCACCGCTCGTGCGCGATTGCTTCGCGACACGCGGCGTGCACGTCATCGATCTGCCGATCGACTACTCTGACAATGAGCGCGTGCTGAATCGCGAGATCAAGCGGCTGTCGGCGCAGCTTTGA
- a CDS encoding type 1 glutamine amidotransferase domain-containing protein, producing the protein MKILIVLTSHDRLGDTGRKTGFWLEELAAPYYVFKDAGAELTLASVKGGQPPLDPKSNEPEFQTDLTRRFEKDTEATNTLANTHKLSTMSMDDFDAVFYPGGHGPMWDLAEDKDSAALIERAIATDKPVTAVCHAPCVFKNVKGKDGKPFVSGRSVTGFANSEEEAVQLTKVVPFLVEDMLKEKGGKYSKGPDWAPYVIVDGLLTTGQNPASSGPAAKELLKQFKR; encoded by the coding sequence ATGAAGATCCTGATTGTTTTGACCTCGCACGACAGACTCGGCGACACGGGCAGGAAAACCGGCTTCTGGCTTGAAGAACTCGCGGCGCCTTATTACGTATTCAAGGACGCAGGCGCGGAACTGACGCTTGCCTCGGTAAAGGGCGGCCAGCCGCCGCTCGACCCAAAAAGCAACGAGCCCGAGTTTCAAACCGATCTGACACGCCGTTTCGAAAAAGACACGGAAGCGACGAACACACTCGCGAACACGCACAAGCTCTCGACGATGTCGATGGACGACTTCGATGCGGTGTTCTACCCCGGCGGACATGGCCCGATGTGGGACCTCGCCGAAGATAAAGACTCCGCCGCGCTGATCGAACGCGCGATCGCCACGGACAAACCCGTGACGGCCGTGTGTCACGCCCCGTGCGTTTTCAAAAATGTCAAAGGCAAGGACGGCAAGCCATTCGTTTCGGGACGGTCGGTAACGGGCTTTGCGAACAGCGAGGAAGAGGCCGTGCAATTGACGAAGGTCGTGCCGTTTCTCGTCGAAGACATGCTGAAGGAAAAGGGCGGCAAGTATTCGAAGGGGCCGGACTGGGCGCCTTATGTGATCGTCGACGGTCTGTTGACGACGGGACAAAACCCGGCGTCTTCAGGTCCCGCTGCCAAAGAACTGCTCAAGCAGTTCAAGCGCTGA
- a CDS encoding helix-turn-helix transcriptional regulator, with translation MRTPLLPAARARTPLRHEASWRSMPQERADAPALRGEHAIVLARWTTSAEGEGNALGPQGYYVIALALRPTLMRLSSNGDVLHDGPIDRGMVQVTAPATQIEYRAHAPSDFLHIYLSARYVAQCSDPALAMRTQQAHQTCFPFMRDSVIRQLMHVLVEALDSPDPASRACADAVARAIAARALGIALQPARSGQPEPGRTPALENWRLQRTVTFIDDHLDQSISLQQLAHAVGLSPTYFAARFRAAVGASPRLFVMRRRIERAKVLLASTQMSMIDVALNVGFRTQSHFTTVFGRQEGATPHQWRMRCANMNDTASADGLGRAAHETLTLPERCAQSGMTKQCSAAASS, from the coding sequence ATGCGCACGCCACTGTTGCCGGCTGCCCGGGCGCGCACGCCGCTGCGCCATGAAGCGAGCTGGCGCAGCATGCCGCAGGAACGCGCCGACGCGCCCGCGTTGCGCGGCGAGCACGCGATCGTGCTGGCGCGCTGGACGACGAGCGCCGAAGGCGAAGGCAACGCGCTCGGACCGCAAGGCTATTACGTGATCGCGCTCGCGCTGCGCCCGACGCTCATGCGCCTGTCGTCGAATGGCGATGTGCTGCACGACGGTCCGATCGATCGCGGCATGGTGCAGGTTACCGCGCCCGCGACGCAGATCGAATATCGCGCGCATGCACCGTCCGACTTCCTCCATATTTATCTGTCGGCGCGATACGTGGCGCAATGCTCTGATCCCGCGCTTGCGATGCGCACACAGCAGGCGCACCAGACGTGCTTTCCGTTCATGCGCGACAGCGTGATTCGCCAGCTCATGCATGTGCTCGTCGAAGCGCTCGATAGTCCGGACCCGGCAAGCCGCGCATGCGCGGACGCGGTAGCGCGCGCCATTGCCGCCCGTGCGCTCGGCATCGCGCTGCAGCCGGCCCGCTCCGGTCAGCCCGAGCCCGGCAGAACGCCGGCGCTCGAGAACTGGCGCCTGCAGCGAACCGTCACGTTTATCGACGACCATCTCGATCAGTCGATTTCGTTGCAGCAGCTGGCCCACGCGGTTGGCCTGTCGCCGACCTATTTCGCCGCGCGCTTTCGCGCGGCCGTAGGCGCGTCACCGCGTCTTTTCGTGATGCGGCGGCGCATCGAGCGCGCCAAGGTGCTGCTCGCGTCCACGCAGATGAGCATGATCGACGTTGCGCTGAACGTGGGCTTTCGGACGCAGTCGCACTTCACGACCGTGTTCGGCCGCCAGGAAGGCGCAACGCCGCATCAGTGGCGCATGCGTTGCGCGAACATGAACGATACGGCGAGCGCGGACGGGCTCGGTCGCGCGGCGCACGAAACACTGACCTTGCCGGAGCGCTGCGCTCAGTCCGGCATGACAAAGCAATGCAGCGCGGCCGCATCGTCCTGA
- a CDS encoding NADH:flavin oxidoreductase/NADH oxidase, which yields MAQSALFKPAQVRNVTLANRIVIAPMCQYSAENGCMNDWHLIHLGQLALSGAALLTIEATAVVPEGRITYGDLGLYDDACEAAMRDTLAHIRRWSNMPIGVQLDHAGRKASTEVPWAGRLQFAPGQPNGWQTEAPSAIPFDPGDHAPVALDRGGLERVREAFAAAARRAARLDLDLIQLHCAHGYLLHQFLSPLSNRRTDEYGGSLENRMRFPLEVFDAVRAAFPDERPVSVRVSGTDWVEGGWDIEQTIAFAKAVEARGCDAIHVSSGGLHPAQKIPVSAGYQVPLARAVKAAVRMPVIAVGLISNAEHAESIVANGDADMIALARTVLYDPRWPWHAAAELGAQVCAPKQYLRAQPSRFKSLFGDARIVRPEPMWTEADECLLSIEDE from the coding sequence GTGGCTCAATCCGCTCTATTCAAGCCGGCGCAGGTTCGCAACGTGACGCTCGCGAACCGGATCGTGATCGCGCCGATGTGTCAGTACTCGGCCGAAAACGGCTGCATGAACGACTGGCATCTGATTCACCTCGGGCAGCTCGCGCTATCGGGCGCTGCGTTGCTGACGATCGAGGCCACCGCGGTCGTGCCGGAAGGCCGGATCACTTACGGCGACCTCGGTCTTTACGACGATGCGTGCGAAGCGGCGATGCGCGACACGCTCGCGCACATCCGGCGCTGGTCGAACATGCCGATCGGCGTGCAGCTCGATCACGCGGGGCGCAAGGCGTCGACCGAAGTGCCGTGGGCCGGCCGGCTGCAGTTCGCGCCGGGCCAGCCGAACGGCTGGCAGACCGAGGCGCCGTCGGCGATACCGTTCGATCCGGGCGATCATGCGCCGGTCGCGCTCGACCGCGGCGGACTCGAGCGCGTGCGCGAGGCATTCGCCGCAGCCGCGCGCCGCGCCGCGCGGCTCGATCTCGACCTGATCCAGTTGCATTGCGCGCATGGCTACCTGCTGCATCAATTCCTGTCGCCGCTCTCGAATCGGCGTACCGACGAATACGGCGGCTCGCTCGAAAACCGCATGCGCTTTCCGCTCGAAGTGTTCGACGCGGTGCGCGCCGCATTTCCCGATGAGCGACCGGTCAGTGTGCGCGTGTCCGGTACCGACTGGGTGGAAGGCGGCTGGGACATCGAGCAGACCATCGCCTTTGCGAAGGCAGTCGAAGCGCGCGGCTGCGACGCGATCCATGTATCGAGCGGCGGCTTGCATCCGGCACAGAAAATTCCCGTGTCCGCGGGCTATCAGGTGCCGCTTGCGCGCGCAGTGAAGGCGGCCGTGCGCATGCCGGTCATCGCGGTCGGCCTGATCAGCAACGCCGAGCATGCCGAAAGCATCGTCGCAAACGGCGATGCCGATATGATCGCGCTCGCGCGCACCGTGCTATACGACCCGCGCTGGCCGTGGCATGCGGCCGCGGAACTCGGCGCGCAGGTGTGTGCGCCGAAACAGTATTTGCGTGCGCAACCGAGCCGCTTCAAATCGCTGTTCGGCGACGCGCGCATCGTGCGCCCGGAGCCGATGTGGACCGAGGCCGACGAGTGCCTGCTCAGCATCGAAGACGAATAG
- a CDS encoding amidase translates to MDESVVALSAVEARRMIGNRELSPVELLDACIARIEALNPAVNAIAATDFDRARDAARRAEQAVLRGETLGALHGLPMGIKDLEETAGLLTTYGSPLYRTHVPQQDHVLVARLRAAGAIVAAKTNVPEFGAGANTRNVVWGATGNPFNPSLNAGGSSGGSACALATDMLPMCTGSDTGGSLRIPAALCGVVGLRPSPGLVPNDRLPLGWTPLTVVGPMGRNVADTRLQLAATVGLEASDPVSVAYDTAAFAHFKPVDIATLRVAYTEDFGVAAVDDTMRQTFRAKIAALSREVKVCEPLELDMGEADRCFDILRAQNFVAGFQDIYERDPDSLGSNTRTNYEMGRAMTLADVVWAHAEQTRLFRRFQRVFDRYDVIVSPTTPITAFPWSQVYLAEMNGKPLANYYRWLALTYLVTLATNPAISLPCGTDYAGMPFGLQVVGAHRGDARLLDIAQSLEMLWQRDASRCRARPDLAKLAQPVPELKSIVTAAPEV, encoded by the coding sequence ATGGACGAATCTGTTGTTGCTCTGTCGGCCGTCGAGGCGCGACGCATGATCGGCAATCGCGAGCTCTCGCCGGTCGAGCTGCTCGACGCATGCATCGCGCGCATCGAAGCACTGAACCCGGCGGTGAACGCGATCGCGGCAACCGATTTCGACCGTGCGCGCGACGCCGCGCGCCGGGCCGAGCAGGCGGTGCTGCGCGGCGAGACGCTCGGAGCGCTGCACGGCTTGCCGATGGGCATCAAGGATCTCGAGGAAACCGCGGGCCTGTTGACCACCTACGGCTCGCCGCTTTACCGCACGCATGTGCCGCAGCAAGACCACGTGCTCGTCGCGCGTTTGCGGGCCGCCGGCGCGATCGTCGCCGCGAAGACCAATGTGCCCGAGTTCGGCGCGGGCGCGAATACGCGCAACGTGGTGTGGGGCGCGACCGGCAATCCGTTCAATCCGTCGCTGAATGCGGGGGGCTCGTCGGGCGGGTCGGCTTGCGCGCTCGCCACCGACATGCTGCCGATGTGTACCGGTTCGGACACGGGCGGGTCGCTGCGCATTCCTGCCGCGCTGTGCGGCGTGGTCGGGCTTCGTCCGTCGCCGGGGCTCGTGCCGAACGATCGCCTGCCGCTCGGCTGGACGCCGCTTACGGTGGTCGGCCCGATGGGCCGCAACGTCGCCGATACGCGGCTGCAGCTTGCGGCGACAGTCGGCCTCGAAGCGAGCGACCCGGTGAGCGTCGCGTACGACACCGCTGCGTTCGCGCACTTCAAGCCCGTCGACATCGCGACCTTGCGCGTCGCTTATACCGAAGACTTCGGCGTGGCCGCCGTCGACGACACGATGCGCCAGACGTTCCGCGCAAAAATCGCTGCGCTGTCGCGCGAAGTGAAAGTGTGCGAGCCGCTCGAACTCGACATGGGCGAAGCGGACCGCTGCTTCGACATCCTGCGCGCGCAGAATTTCGTGGCCGGTTTTCAGGACATCTACGAGCGCGATCCCGACTCGCTCGGATCGAACACACGTACGAACTACGAGATGGGCCGCGCGATGACGCTGGCCGATGTCGTGTGGGCGCACGCGGAACAGACGCGGCTGTTCCGCCGCTTTCAGCGCGTGTTCGACCGCTACGATGTGATCGTCTCGCCGACCACGCCGATCACGGCGTTTCCGTGGTCGCAGGTCTATCTCGCCGAAATGAACGGCAAGCCGCTCGCGAACTATTACCGCTGGCTCGCGCTGACCTATCTCGTCACGCTCGCCACGAACCCGGCGATTTCGTTGCCGTGCGGCACCGATTATGCGGGCATGCCGTTCGGGTTGCAGGTGGTCGGCGCGCATCGCGGCGATGCAAGACTGCTCGATATTGCGCAGTCGCTCGAAATGCTGTGGCAGCGCGATGCGTCACGCTGCCGTGCGCGTCCCGATCTCGCTAAGCTCGCGCAGCCGGTGCCGGAGCTGAAATCGATCGTGACTGCCGCGCCCGAGGTGTGA
- a CDS encoding RNA polymerase sigma factor translates to MNAVSNPAVLRALVTRVWSFAYRVTEDVPLAEAMVANACNAGVEAGRAEAGCAVGERETLVRMLAAAHSVLRSGSAYERYERSRRATRNSSSGSARRRIRNADVHSRILAEFRSLAPPERAALLLSEVEGLTYEESAEVLGVSVDRARLAHVAVRLKLGRAFNEHGSKPPMSASR, encoded by the coding sequence ATGAATGCGGTCTCGAATCCAGCTGTCTTACGCGCGCTCGTCACCCGGGTATGGTCGTTTGCTTATCGGGTTACCGAGGATGTTCCGCTCGCGGAAGCAATGGTCGCCAATGCGTGCAATGCCGGCGTGGAGGCCGGCCGCGCCGAGGCGGGCTGCGCGGTGGGCGAACGCGAGACGCTCGTGCGCATGCTGGCCGCCGCGCATAGTGTGCTGCGCAGCGGCTCCGCTTATGAACGCTACGAGCGTTCGCGCCGGGCGACGCGCAATTCCTCGTCGGGATCAGCGCGCCGCCGCATACGCAATGCGGACGTACATTCCAGAATTCTTGCGGAGTTCCGCTCGCTTGCGCCGCCCGAGCGGGCCGCGCTGCTGCTTTCCGAAGTCGAAGGATTGACCTACGAGGAATCGGCGGAAGTGCTGGGGGTATCGGTCGATCGCGCAAGGCTCGCGCATGTCGCCGTGCGTCTGAAGCTCGGGCGCGCGTTCAACGAACACGGCTCGAAGCCGCCGATGTCCGCGTCGCGCTAG
- a CDS encoding YMGG-like glycine zipper-containing protein, with amino-acid sequence MSTRTRSLTVALPVIAIALALGGCAVAPPSGPSIVALPRKGEPLAQFQQDDYACRDYAFHSSDAQGASQGATQNSVNSTALGTLGGAAAGALLGAAAGNAGVGAAIGAGSGLLLGSAVGANGATYAAGGLQARYDAAYAQCMTSKGNTIAQPQAPVYAPQPYYYAPAPRYYAPPVMYSPYPYY; translated from the coding sequence ATGAGTACCCGAACCCGATCCCTCACCGTCGCGCTGCCGGTCATTGCCATTGCACTCGCGCTGGGCGGTTGCGCCGTCGCGCCGCCGAGCGGTCCGAGTATCGTCGCGCTGCCGCGCAAGGGCGAGCCGCTCGCGCAGTTCCAGCAGGATGATTACGCGTGCCGCGACTATGCGTTTCACTCGAGCGACGCGCAGGGCGCCTCGCAAGGGGCGACGCAAAACAGCGTCAACAGCACCGCGCTCGGCACGCTCGGCGGCGCTGCCGCAGGCGCATTGCTCGGCGCGGCAGCCGGCAACGCAGGCGTCGGTGCGGCGATCGGCGCAGGCAGCGGGTTGCTGCTCGGCAGCGCGGTCGGCGCAAACGGCGCGACCTATGCAGCCGGCGGCTTGCAGGCGCGTTACGACGCCGCCTACGCCCAATGCATGACGTCGAAGGGCAATACGATCGCGCAGCCGCAAGCGCCGGTGTATGCGCCGCAGCCGTATTACTATGCGCCGGCGCCGCGCTACTATGCGCCGCCCGTGATGTACTCACCGTACCCATACTACTAA